One genomic segment of Nocardioides cavernaquae includes these proteins:
- a CDS encoding NUDIX hydrolase, translated as MARVDYIDDPNAPKANSVVPSVVAVVRDGDGRVLMIHKTDNDKWALPGGGHEIGESIADAVVREVKEETGYDVEVVTITGTYTNPRHVMAYDDGEVRQQFSIAFLARLLGGEAQTSSESDRVEWVSPDDLKALTIHPSMRLRIEHAINPGPQPYIG; from the coding sequence ATGGCTCGGGTGGATTACATCGACGACCCCAACGCTCCGAAGGCGAACAGCGTTGTGCCCTCGGTGGTCGCAGTTGTTCGTGACGGCGATGGTCGGGTGCTGATGATTCACAAGACCGACAACGACAAGTGGGCGCTGCCTGGCGGTGGCCACGAGATCGGCGAGTCGATCGCGGATGCGGTCGTGCGCGAGGTCAAGGAAGAGACCGGGTACGACGTCGAAGTCGTGACAATCACGGGCACCTACACGAACCCGCGGCACGTCATGGCGTACGACGACGGCGAGGTGCGCCAGCAGTTCTCGATCGCGTTCTTGGCTCGCCTCCTCGGAGGCGAAGCGCAGACGAGCTCCGAGAGTGACCGCGTTGAGTGGGTCTCGCCAGACGATCTCAAGGCGCTGACCATTCACCCCTCGATGCGGCTGCGCATCGAGCACGCGATCAACCCAGGTCCGCAGCCCTATATCGGGTAA